From Carassius gibelio isolate Cgi1373 ecotype wild population from Czech Republic chromosome B23, carGib1.2-hapl.c, whole genome shotgun sequence, the proteins below share one genomic window:
- the LOC128011914 gene encoding Krueppel-like factor 15 translates to MVDHLLLDEETFFTYTCLLPAHNPSDMVTDEGVYHMLPSPFSEDNLSDSSSPCSCSSPESQVLGSSCGSNSSGDSQDGLLDFLHSQSLTVSQNSPSCTSMSPMVPPVLPMGLAWESRRDRTTKEECFEFPVFPGDLEEHEGQLFQPTLEEIEEFLEENMEVVALKEEAGEGLVTCESIQGPTSEPWAQSLDQTVPVSSDIADSNSDPKSAQSAEEAFTNPQNTLKKEDSSEKVVMVESPSMPVILQLQPIQVKQELSPKTAPSTPTAQPASDIKITQLLVNIQGQTFALVPQVIPPASLNSSSNKFVRIAPVPIAAKPLGLGENGTVDGQGTGLVVGCHKFQKSSVADLIKMHKCTFPGCAKMYTKSSHLKAHLRRHTGEKPFACTWPGCGWRFSRSDELSRHRRSHSGVKPYQCLVCEKKFARSDHLSKHIKVHRFPRSSRTARTAH, encoded by the exons ATGGTGGATCACTTGCTGCTTGATGAAGAGACTTTCTTTACTTACACTTGTTTGCTGCCAGCCCACAACCCATCGGATATGGTGACAGACGAGGGGGTGTACCATATGCTTCCATCACCATTCTCGGAGGATAACCTGAGTGACTCATCTAGCCCATGTTCCTGTTCCAGCCCTGAGTCTCAGGTCTTGGGTTCTAGTTGTGGGAGTAACTCAAGTGGAGACAGTCAAGATGGCCTCCTTGACTTCCTTCACTCTCAGTCCCTAACTGTGAGCCAAAACTCGCCATCCTGCACCTCCATGTCTCCCATGGTCCCTCCTGTTCTTCCCATGGGTCTGGCTTGGGAGTCACGACGGGACCGCACCACCAAAGAAGAGTGCTTTGAGTTCCCTGTTTTCCCTGGAGATTTGGAGGAGCATGAAGGGCAACTGTTTCAGCCCACTCTGGAAGAGATTGAGGAGTTCCTGGAGGAGAACATGGAAGTGGTAGCCTTAAAAGAGGAAGCTGGAGAGGGTCTAGTGACCTGTGAGAGCATCCAAGGACCTACATCAGAACCTTGGGCTCAAAGCTTAGACCAAACAGTGCCTGTCTCAAGTGACATAGCTGACAGCAACTCTGATCCCAAAAGTGCACAGTCTGCAGAAGAGGCCTTTACAAATCCTCAGAACACATTGAAAAAGGAGGACTCTTCTGAGAAGGTAGTGATGGTGGAGAGTCCAAGCATGCCCGTGATATTACAGCTCCAGCCCATTCAAGTGAAACAGGAACTGAGCCCTAAAACTGCCCCCTCGACACCAACAGCACAACCTGCCTCAGACATCAAAATAACCCAGCTCCTCGTCAACATCCAGGGTCAAACCTTCGCCCTGGTTCCTCAGGTGATCCCCCCGGCAAGCCTTAACAGCTCTTCCAACAAATTTGTCCGAATTGCCCCAGTTCCCATTGCCGCTAAGCCCTTAGGTCTAGGGGAGAACGGAACAGTTGATGGCCAGGGAACAGGGCTTGTAGTTGGGTGTCACAAATTCCAGAAGAGCTCGGTGGCTGATCTTATTAAAATGCACAAGTGTACTTTCCCTGGCTGTGCCAAGATGTACACCAAAAGTAGCCATCTAAAGGCGCACCTGAGGAGACACACTGGTGAGAAACCATTTGCCTGCACTTGGCCTGGCTGTGGCTGGAG ATTTTCCCGGTCGGACGAGCTGTCACGGCATCGCCGGTCTCATTCTGGAGTTAAGCCCTACCAGTGCCTCGTCTGTGAAAAGAAATTTGCCCGGAGCGATCACCTGTCCAAACACATCAAAGTCCATCGCTTTCCACGAAGCAGCAGGACAGCACGCACTGCACACTGA